Proteins encoded by one window of Vespula pensylvanica isolate Volc-1 chromosome 6, ASM1446617v1, whole genome shotgun sequence:
- the LOC122630024 gene encoding importin-5, which yields MAADLEQFQQLLNTLLSADNDARTQAEEAYNNLPVETKVTFLLTSICNAALAEEMRAMAAVLLRRLFSSEFMDFYSKIPPEAQVQLKEQILLYVQNEQTETIRRKICEVAAEVARNLIDEDGNNQWPEFLQFLFQCANSPLPALKESALRMFTSVPGVFGNQQANYLDLIKQMLQQSVMDTTNYEVRFQAVRAIGAFITLHDKEENIQKHFSELLPVVVQVTAQSVEKQVDDALLKVLIDLAESTPKFLRHQLENIMEMCMKIFSNEEMEDSWRQLALEVLVTLAETAPAMVRKVGGKYIAALVPLVLKMMTDLEEDEKWSFSDEIIEEDNDSNNVVAESALDRLACGLGGKTMLPQIVQNIPSMLSNTDWKYRHAALMAISAVGEGCHKQMEAILPQIMEGVIQYLQDPHPRVRYAACNAVGQMSTDFAPTFEKKFHDKVIPGLLMVLDDNANPRVQAHAGAALVNFSEDCPKHILTPYLDGIMAKLESILTAKFQELVEKGTKLVLEQVVTTIASVADTCEEQFVTYYDRLMPCLKYIIQNATLPEHKMLRGKTIECVSLIGVAVGPEKFIADANEVMDMLLKTHSEDLPDDDPQTSYLISAWVRICKILGKQFEQYLPLVMGPVLRTAAMKPEVALLDNEDMQGIEGDLDWQFVSLGEQQNFGIKTAGLEDKASACEMLVCYARQLKEGFADYAEEVVRLMVPMLKFYFHDGVRTAAASSLPCLLDCAKIKGPQYLEGMWAYICPDLLKAIDTEPESEVLLELLYSLAKCIETLGAGCLGAQPMAELLRILDKLLNEHFDRAVARLEKRKDEDYDEVVEEQLEDEDNEDIYTLSKIADILHALFTTHKSSFFPFFDQICGHFVKLLNPDRSWSDHQWALCVFDDVIEFGGPDCAKYQEFFLRPMIQYVSDKSAEVRQAAAYGCGVLGQFGGEAFAQACAEALPRLMEVINDPESRSPENVNPTENAISAVTKILKYNNKAINVDEILPHWLSWLPVVEDEDEAPHVYGYLCDLIEANHLVVLGPNNANLPRLISFFAEALYRDAVPTDNPVMARILSIVRQIQNNESMFQACINALTTDQQQALSEALSAQTTN from the exons gAAGCATATAACAATCTTCCAGTGGAAACTAAGGTGACATTTCTTTTGACATCCATTTGCAATGCTGCCCTTGCAGAAGAGATGCGTGCCATGGCTGCAGTGCTACTGCGccgacttttttcttctgaatTTATGGACTTTTACTCTAAG ATTCCTCCAGAAGCACAAGTACAGTTGAAAGAgcaaattttgttatatgttCAAAATGAACAAACAGAAACAATTCGCCGTAAAATATGCGAAGTTGCAGCTGAAGTTGCTCGTAATTTAATAGACGAAGATGGAAACAATCAATGGCCAGAATTTCTTCAGTTCCTATTTCAATGTGCAAATAGTCCTTTACCAGCATTAAAGGAAAGTGCATTACGAATGTTCAC ATCCGTCCCTGGTGTTTTTGGAAATCAGCAAGCAAATTACCTTGATCTTATTAAGCAAATGTTACAACAGTCAGTCATGGATACCACAAATTATGAG GTTAGATTCCAAGCAGTAAGAGCAATAGGAGCTTTTATAACTTTAcatgataaagaagaaaacatacaaaaacatttttctgaACTTTTACCTGTAGTTGTGCAAGTAACTGCTCAATCTGTAGAGAAACAAGTTGATGATGCTTTATTAAAAGTACTGATCGATTTAGCTGAATCTACACCAAAATTTTTAAGACATCAGTTAGAAAATATCATGGAAATgtgtatgaaaattttttcgaacgaagaaatggAAGATTCTTGGAGGCAATTAGCTCTCGAAGTTTTAGTAACACTCGCAGAAACTGCACCAGCAATGGTTCGTAAAGTTGGCGGAAAATACATTGCAGCATTAGTACCTTTGGTTTTAAAAATGATGACAGACTTGGAAGAGGATGAAAAATGGAGTTTCTCTGATGAAATtatagaagaagataatgaCAGTAATAACGTAGTAGCTGAAAGTGCTTTAGACAGATTAGCATGTGGTTTAGGTGGTAAAACCATGCTACCACAGATAGTGCAAAATATCCCTTCAATGTTGAGTAATACTGACTGGAAATATAG ACATGCAGCTCTGATGGCTATATCTGCTGTTGGTGAAGGGTGTCACAAACAAATGGAAGCTATATTGCCACAAATTATGGAAGGTGTTATACAATACTTACAAGACCCT CATCCTCGTGTTAGATATGCAGCTTGTAATGCAGTAGGACAAATGTCAACAGACTTTGCTCCtacgtttgaaaagaaatttcatgatAAAGTTATACCTGGATTACTTATGGTATTGGATGATAATGCAAATCCTAGGGTACAGGCTCATGCAGGAGCTGCATTGGTAAATTTTAGTGAGGATTGTCCAAAACATATACTAACCCCATACCTTGATGGTATTATGGCAAAACTTGAATCGATACTCACTGCTAAATTTCAAGAATTAGTAGAGAAGGGTACTAAACTTGTTTTGGAACAAGTTGTTACAACTATTGCTTCTGTTGCCGATACGTGTGAAGAGCAATTTGTCACTTATTATGACAGATTAATGCCTtgtctaaaatatataattcaaaatgCGACTCTACCAGAACACAAAATGCTAAGAGGAAAGACGATTGAATGTGTCAGTCTCATAGGTGTAGCTGTTGGCCcagaaaaatttattgccGATGCCAATGAAGTGATGGACATGTTATTGAAAACACATTCGGAAGATCTTCCTGATGACGATCCTCAAACAAGTTACTTAATTTCTGCTTGGGTTCGTATTTGCAAAATTCTTGGAAAACAATTTGAACAATACTTGCCTTTAGTAATGGGTCCTGTTCTACGTACTGCGGCAATGAAACCAGAAGTTGCATTATTAGACAATGAAGATATGCAAGGTATAGAAGGAGATCTTGATTGGCAGTTTGTTTCTCTTGGAGAACAACAAAATTTCGGTATTAAAACTGCTGGTTTAGAAGACAAAGCATCTGCATGCGAAATGTTAGTTTGTTACGCGCGTCAATTAAAAGAAGGTTTCGCGGATTATGCCGAAGAGGTAGTGCGACTTATGGTTCCTAtgttaaaattctattttcacGATGGTGTACGCACCGCAGCTGCATCAAGTTTACCATGCCTTCTTGATTGCGCAAAAATCAAAGGACCACAATATTTAGAAGGAATGTGGGCTTATATCTGTCCTGATTTATTAAAAGCTATAGACACAGAACCAGAATCTGAAGTAttgttagaattattatattctctgGCCAAATGTATAGAAACTTTGGGAGCTGGTTGCTTAGGTGCTCAACCTATGGCAGAACTTTTACGTATTTTGGACAAATTACTCAACGAACACTTTGATAGAGCAGTAGCTCGattagaaaaacgaaaagatgaAGATTACGATGAAGTAGTCGAAGAACAACTTGAGGATGAAGATAACGAAGACATATACACTCTGAGTAAAATTGCAGATATTTTACACGCTCTTTTTACTACACACAAATCAtcattttttccattctttgaTCAAATTTGTGGACActtcgtaaaattattaaacccTGATAGATCTTGGTCAGATCATCAGTGGGCTTTGTGTGTTTTTGATGATGTAATAGAATTTGGAGGCCCTGATTGTGCGAAATATCAAGAATTCTTTTTACGACCAATGATCCAATATGTGTCAGATAAATCTGCTGAAGTTAGACAAGCGGCGGCATATGGTTGTGGAGTTTTAGGACAGTTTGGAGGAGAAGCATTTGCTCAAGCATGTGCAGAAGCATTACCAAGGTTAATGGAAGTTATCAATGATCCAGAATCTAGATCACCGGAAAATGTTAATCCTACAGAAAATGCTATATCAGCAGTaacaaaaattcttaaatataataacaaagcTATCAACGTAGATGAGATTCTTCCACACTg GCTGTCTTGGCTGCCGGTTGTAGAGGACGAAGATGAAGCTCCTCATGTTTATGGATATTTATGTGATTTAATCGAAGCGAATCACTTAGTAGTTTTAGGACCAAATAATGCAAATCTACCTAGATTAATAAGTTTCTTTGCCGAAGCCCTTTACAGAGATGCTGTGCCTACAGACAATCCGGTTATGGCCAGGATTCTTAGTATCGTTAGACAAATTCAA AACAACGAATCTATGTTTCAAGCATGTATAAATGCTTTAACGACAGATCAACAACAGGCATTGAGTGAGGCACTCAGTGCACAGACTACCAATTAG